Within Bacillus sp. FJAT-45350, the genomic segment CTGGTGAGATTTCATTGAACGCATCTTTGTTGAACAAAATCGTCGCATTTTGATTTAAAAATGGTTCATCAATAATATATTTAGTTACTTCAGTCCAAGCTGAACGATGAGGACCTAATAAAGGAAATCCAAATCCATCAACCATATTTCGTTCAAGAGACGTGTACACGTCACTAGGTGTTATCTCCATTGGATTTACACCTAACTCAAGTAAAATTTCATGATAAGTAGGATTTGATCTGAAACTTAACCCTTTTAAATCATCCAAATTCTCTATTTTTTCATTACTCCAGAAGTAAAACGGGGAAGGACTCAACCATCTTCCAGCATAAACAAACCCTTCTCCTTCAAATCTCTCGCTTAAATAATCAAAATACCCATTATCTCTTTCTTCAGCAGGTGTATATGGAGAAATATGCAGCGAATGCGACTCAGGCATTAAGTGTCCATAATAGGAACTAACATTAAAGCCGACATCTACAATCCCATTCCTAACTGCATCAAACTGGTCAGTAATTGGAACCGATTCATCGCCTCCAAGCCAGTCAAATGTAACAGAACCATCAGTAGCCTCTTCAATCATATCCATCCACATTGGAATAATATCTTTAGTAAACGCATGGTCCATAGCTAAAAAACTGACAACAGAAAACTGGACTTGTTCTTCTGATTCATGGGAGTTACTTTCTATTTCCCCTCCGTTCCCAGCATTCTGAGAACATGCAACACTAAACAGTAGAAGACTAATAAAACCTAAAGCAACTGTAAGTTTTCTTTTCATCCATATTGCCCCCTATTTAAAGTGATAACCTTTAGTTAAATAAAATCCAATTATTACAAAAACATTGGTAAGAAAAGAAATTGGTAATTCCACTCTTTAGAAAAAAACATATCAGCTTCAATCTAATGAACGAATTACCAATTCATACATATTAGTAACTTTATCGAGGAACCAGAGCTTTGACTCTTAGTGGACTTACACTTCCACCTGTTATCTTAAAAGGAGTTGTGATAATGACAGATCCTCTTGGTGGTATTGTTCCAAGTTCGTCAAATGTGCTAATTCATATTTGTTCGCTGCATGCATTTCCCCTTTTTAACCAAATTTTAAATTCATCTTCATTAGAGAAGGACTCAACCATTCTTTCAATTTCTAATTTTCGGTACCATGCCTTTTTTCTTGATTTACCATAATATTCTTGATGGATAATAGATCCCTTGTTGTCTTTCACATAAAGAGTGGTCTTTCCAAGTTCAATAGCATCGCCAGCTCTAAATAACGTCTCAAACAGTTTCACAAATGGCTTTCTCCAAGGATGAGAAGTGACTTCGATATCAACTTGATAGATTCTACTTTTAATCACATTTTGCATAGCTTCAGTAACCTCTTATATTTAGAATCAACACTCTCTTGTAGCTCATTAATATCCCTCTCAGTCAAGTGTGAATATTTTTGCATTGATTTCGTATAATCACTTATCGGTCTTCGTTTTCGTACTTTATGAGTGAGTTTAAATTTACCATTCTCGCATTCCCATAATGGGTATAAATTTGTCTCCACAGCAATATTTCCAATTTCTATTGTTTTTTCTGTTGGGAACTTCCAGCCTGTTGGACAACCAGAGTATAGGTGTATATAAGACATACCATTCTTAACTTTCATTGCTTTTTTAAGCTTTTCAATATAATCAGGAAGGTACGATGGATTCGCCGTTGCTACATATGGAATTCCATGCGCTGCCATAATCATTGGCATATCCTTTCCTTTTTGTGATTTCCCACTACTTTCTTCCCCAATAGGTGTGGTTTGTGTCCAAGACCACTTTGGAGTTGTACCACTTCTTTGTACCCCTGTATTCATATAAGCTTCGTTGTCGTAGCATATATAAATGATGTTTTCTCCCCTTTCCGCTGCACCTGAAAGGGATTGGAAACCAGCGTCAGCAGTACCTCCGTCTCCAGCAAATGTCACAACATTTATATCTTCTACTCCTCTTCTTCGCCATGCACGTTTTATCCCACTTAACATGGCTGCGGTATTATCTAGTAACGGAAAGAATA encodes:
- the dctP gene encoding TRAP transporter substrate-binding protein DctP translates to MKRKLTVALGFISLLLFSVACSQNAGNGGEIESNSHESEEQVQFSVVSFLAMDHAFTKDIIPMWMDMIEEATDGSVTFDWLGGDESVPITDQFDAVRNGIVDVGFNVSSYYGHLMPESHSLHISPYTPAEERDNGYFDYLSERFEGEGFVYAGRWLSPSPFYFWSNEKIENLDDLKGLSFRSNPTYHEILLELGVNPMEITPSDVYTSLERNMVDGFGFPLLGPHRSAWTEVTKYIIDEPFLNQNATILFNKDAFNEISPELQEIIFETTVKFEQEMVRYFNDMNDSEWKAIEAAGVERLTLSSEDSQKFQDTVERVYWDMLEKTSPDQVTTLKKLLTN
- a CDS encoding thiamine pyrophosphate-dependent enzyme, with translation MGTQDGKRDNTNYSTIPKGAKPTLVKNDAFFTKKRFGFIFNEEKDIKNAYKEVTKVEDLLSPGNSACLGCHAELALRTTLRVLGPNTILAIPPGCMGGVGVVGFQGGSGAKIPVFFPLLDNTAAMLSGIKRAWRRRGVEDINVVTFAGDGGTADAGFQSLSGAAERGENIIYICYDNEAYMNTGVQRSGTTPKWSWTQTTPIGEESSGKSQKGKDMPMIMAAHGIPYVATANPSYLPDYIEKLKKAMKVKNGMSYIHLYSGCPTGWKFPTEKTIEIGNIAVETNLYPLWECENGKFKLTHKVRKRRPISDYTKSMQKYSHLTERDINELQESVDSKYKRLLKLCKM